A section of the Pedobacter sp. HDW13 genome encodes:
- a CDS encoding DUF2911 domain-containing protein, whose product MKHIFIVVFALICFSSKAQQATEVKFPVADSSPADIVYFPLNAPKAKAGDLTKPVIKVVYSRPQKKGRDIFGVLEQYGTVWRFGANESTEIRFFKKVNIGGKKIKAGTYSLFAIPNKDTWTIIINSETDKWGAFSYNQAKDIVRVNVPVKTLAKPIEYFSLTFIPATEGATLIAGWDKTQIELPINF is encoded by the coding sequence ATGAAACATATATTCATTGTTGTTTTCGCTCTTATATGCTTTAGTTCAAAGGCTCAGCAGGCCACAGAAGTAAAATTCCCTGTTGCAGACTCTAGTCCGGCAGATATTGTATATTTTCCATTAAATGCACCAAAGGCAAAAGCCGGCGATTTAACTAAACCGGTAATTAAGGTTGTTTATTCCCGTCCACAGAAAAAAGGACGCGATATTTTTGGTGTTTTAGAGCAGTACGGAACAGTTTGGCGTTTTGGCGCCAACGAAAGCACAGAGATCCGTTTCTTTAAAAAAGTAAACATAGGCGGAAAGAAAATCAAAGCAGGCACTTATAGCTTATTTGCAATTCCTAATAAGGATACCTGGACCATTATTATTAATAGTGAAACAGATAAATGGGGAGCATTTAGCTACAACCAGGCTAAAGATATCGTGCGGGTAAATGTTCCGGTTAAAACTTTGGCTAAACCAATAGAATATTTCTCTTTAACATTTATCCCAGCAACCGAAGGTGCAACTCTGATTGCCGGTTGGGATAAAACACAAATAGAATTGCCGATAAACTTTTAA
- a CDS encoding glycoside hydrolase family 9 protein encodes MKNKLLATIMTLSACLILYAFNANKHQNEESWIRINLLGYTTESIKVAVWVSKTDHIPNRFEILEKETKAVVYSSTNIKSFGNYGPFKQTARLNFSDFKRNGRFYIRAGGATSPLLLINNNVYKGTADFCLRYMRQQRSGFNPYLKDSCHTHDGFVLYGNKAGIKDSIHFDASGGWHDASDYLQYATTSANATYHLLMAYRDFPQVFGDTQQANGLGGKNGKADVLDEAKWGLDWLLKMHPKQNIMFNQLADDRDHISMRIPKEDNQYGKGFERPLYFITGEPQQRGKLMNNTTGTSSTAAKFTSAFNLGALLFKNVDQQYAQTLAKKAQSAYRYALLKPGVTQTVSVKSPYIYAEDNWVDDMELAEASFNFGKEKPDKKKVTLALKYAHRETVTPWLQKDTAAHYQYYPFINLGHYEVAKQGEHTTTAYYKTGIEAVWKRAKNNAFSRGIPFIWCSNNLTLAFTMQCNWYEALSGDDTFAELAQANFDWIFGCNPWGTSMVYGLPQWGDTPTDPHSAFTHLKKYPIDGGLVDGPVYTNIYKGLIGIKLNEADEYADFQSDLAVYHDDYGDYSTNEPTMDGTASLVYLLASKEAQATLTDHKTKSLGAIIRGDSTQKKIHLVFTGDEFVDGGEKIRTVLAQEGVKASFFLTGNFYRNKNFSALIKGLKKDGHYLGPHSDKHLLYCDWGKRDSLLVTQATFVNDLKANYTAMEAFGITKQAATYFLPPYEWYNQVISNWTNEQGLQLVNFTPGTRSNADYTYPQMGKNYKTSTEIYQSITTFDETKPNGLNGFILLLHIGTDARRTDKFYSRLPELIGYLKNKGYKLDRIDN; translated from the coding sequence ATGAAAAATAAACTCCTCGCTACTATAATGACATTAAGTGCCTGCCTTATTTTATATGCTTTTAATGCGAATAAGCATCAGAATGAAGAAAGTTGGATCAGGATAAATTTGCTTGGCTACACAACCGAAAGCATTAAAGTAGCTGTATGGGTAAGTAAAACAGATCACATACCCAATCGTTTCGAAATCTTAGAAAAAGAAACCAAAGCTGTTGTATATTCCTCTACCAACATTAAAAGTTTTGGCAACTACGGGCCTTTCAAACAAACTGCCCGGTTAAACTTTAGCGATTTTAAAAGAAATGGTAGATTTTATATTCGTGCAGGTGGAGCTACTTCGCCACTGCTGTTAATTAATAATAATGTTTACAAAGGTACTGCTGATTTCTGTTTACGCTATATGCGGCAGCAACGCAGTGGCTTTAATCCGTATTTAAAGGATAGCTGCCACACACATGATGGTTTTGTGCTTTACGGCAACAAGGCAGGAATTAAAGACAGTATCCATTTCGATGCCTCGGGCGGCTGGCACGATGCCAGCGACTATCTGCAATATGCTACCACGTCAGCAAATGCAACTTACCACCTCTTAATGGCTTACCGTGATTTCCCTCAGGTTTTTGGTGATACCCAACAGGCTAATGGGTTGGGTGGAAAAAATGGGAAGGCCGATGTTTTAGATGAAGCCAAATGGGGACTGGACTGGCTCCTAAAAATGCATCCGAAGCAGAACATCATGTTTAATCAGCTGGCCGATGACCGCGATCATATCAGCATGCGTATTCCTAAAGAAGATAATCAGTATGGCAAAGGTTTTGAACGTCCGCTATATTTTATAACCGGCGAGCCACAACAGCGCGGTAAACTGATGAACAACACCACCGGTACCAGTTCTACAGCAGCTAAATTTACCAGTGCTTTTAACCTAGGCGCTCTATTGTTTAAAAATGTAGATCAGCAATATGCCCAAACACTAGCTAAAAAAGCCCAAAGTGCCTATCGCTATGCTTTGCTTAAACCAGGTGTAACTCAAACCGTTTCGGTAAAATCGCCTTACATATATGCCGAAGACAATTGGGTTGATGATATGGAGCTCGCCGAAGCTTCATTTAACTTTGGTAAAGAAAAACCCGACAAGAAAAAGGTTACACTTGCCTTAAAATATGCTCACCGAGAAACCGTTACACCCTGGCTGCAGAAAGATACTGCAGCACATTACCAGTACTATCCTTTTATCAATTTGGGTCATTACGAAGTGGCTAAACAGGGCGAGCATACAACCACAGCCTACTATAAAACAGGCATAGAGGCGGTATGGAAACGCGCAAAAAACAATGCGTTCTCCCGTGGCATTCCTTTTATCTGGTGCAGCAACAACTTAACGCTTGCTTTTACGATGCAATGTAACTGGTATGAGGCATTAAGTGGCGATGATACCTTTGCCGAACTGGCACAAGCCAACTTCGACTGGATTTTTGGCTGCAATCCCTGGGGCACCAGCATGGTTTACGGCCTGCCGCAATGGGGTGATACGCCAACCGATCCACATTCGGCCTTTACCCATTTGAAAAAATATCCGATTGACGGTGGATTAGTTGACGGTCCTGTTTACACCAACATATACAAGGGGCTAATTGGCATTAAATTAAACGAAGCAGATGAATACGCTGATTTTCAAAGTGATTTGGCAGTTTACCATGATGATTATGGCGATTACAGCACGAACGAACCAACAATGGACGGCACGGCATCGTTGGTTTATCTACTCGCCTCTAAAGAAGCCCAGGCAACCTTAACAGATCATAAAACCAAAAGCCTGGGTGCTATTATCCGTGGCGATTCTACGCAAAAGAAAATCCATTTGGTTTTTACCGGTGATGAATTTGTGGATGGCGGAGAAAAAATCAGGACAGTACTGGCACAGGAAGGGGTAAAAGCATCATTCTTTTTAACCGGAAATTTTTACAGGAACAAAAATTTCAGCGCTTTAATTAAAGGGCTCAAAAAAGATGGTCATTATTTGGGGCCGCATTCAGATAAACACCTGTTATACTGCGATTGGGGCAAACGTGATAGTTTGCTGGTTACACAAGCCACTTTTGTAAACGATCTAAAAGCCAATTATACTGCTATGGAGGCTTTTGGCATCACCAAACAAGCAGCAACGTATTTTTTACCTCCATACGAGTGGTATAACCAAGTCATTTCCAATTGGACAAATGAGCAGGGTTTGCAACTGGTTAATTTTACGCCCGGAACGCGCTCGAACGCCGACTACACCTACCCGCAAATGGGAAAAAATTATAAAACCAGTACCGAAATATATCAATCAATAACCACTTTTGACGAGACAAAGCCAAATGGTTTAAACGGATTTATTTTGTTGTTACACATTGGCACTGATGCCCGAAGAACGGACAAATTTTACAGCCGTTTACCCGAACTCATTGGCTATTTAAAAAACAAGGGTTATAAATTAGACCGAATTGATAATTAA
- a CDS encoding TetR/AcrR family transcriptional regulator: protein MKTEKVDKRQAILEAAEKLFCETGYEGTSTRQIAKESGANMAMINYYFGSKEGVFVEIMNERIAGFASQLKIINEDKISAIEKLHKVIEGYVNRILNNTAFHKMMHRELSLTQRPEMYDKIKDAMSQNMQLIDRIITDGIEDGSFNKDVDVRMIIATIMGTISNVVIAPNKILSCSNFDLNNPKDKKMIKERAITHLQDLTTVYLTTKR from the coding sequence ATGAAAACAGAAAAAGTAGATAAAAGACAAGCCATTTTGGAAGCAGCGGAAAAGCTGTTTTGCGAAACCGGATATGAAGGAACTTCTACCCGCCAGATTGCAAAAGAATCTGGAGCAAATATGGCCATGATAAATTATTATTTCGGTTCGAAAGAGGGCGTTTTTGTAGAGATCATGAACGAGCGCATTGCTGGTTTTGCATCTCAGTTAAAAATCATCAACGAGGATAAGATATCAGCAATTGAAAAACTTCATAAAGTTATTGAAGGTTATGTAAACCGGATCCTGAACAATACTGCATTCCATAAAATGATGCACAGAGAGCTTTCTTTAACGCAAAGACCCGAAATGTACGATAAGATTAAAGATGCCATGAGTCAGAACATGCAGCTAATTGATCGCATTATTACCGATGGGATTGAGGATGGTTCTTTTAATAAGGATGTTGATGTGCGGATGATCATTGCAACCATTATGGGAACGATTTCCAATGTTGTAATCGCACCTAATAAAATTCTATCCTGCTCTAACTTCGATTTAAATAATCCGAAAGATAAAAAAATGATTAAAGAGCGGGCCATAACCCACTTGCAAGACCTTACAACAGTTTATTTAACAACGAAAAGATGA
- a CDS encoding TolC family protein gives MIPKPIKLMLVASLVPAALFAQGSKELNINQAIELGIANSKNLKLSQNKIDEAVAQLAVVKDNVLPTANASFMYNHAEIPTTTFTLPGSESSFHLPKRADAFVGTAAVQELVYGGGKLKYAKESTKLLADVARLDADKSKEEITYAVINTYYALYKVLQSRKVVDQNLEAIAAQIKQAQRFFEQGIVTKNDVLRFQLQQANVTLTQMDIESNRKVINYNLDILLGLPEDTEVKITDPSAGLKAAGSLNEYIGLAMANRQELKQLDVQNKVAGFNIKTIRANTLPTVGVGANLYYINPSGNFIPPTNQYLMPITLGATVSWNIGNLWTNKNKVSEAKIQQNAISIQKDILSDQVKTDINKNFQSYQVAVNKIQVLETSISQATENDKLLASKYKNNVASVTDRIDAETLLYQAKINLEIAKADAGLAYYTLLKSTGKITQ, from the coding sequence ATGATACCCAAACCAATAAAATTAATGCTTGTGGCATCATTAGTTCCTGCCGCTTTATTTGCACAAGGCAGCAAGGAATTAAATATCAATCAGGCAATAGAACTTGGCATAGCCAATAGTAAAAATTTAAAACTCTCGCAGAACAAAATTGATGAGGCGGTTGCACAACTGGCTGTGGTAAAAGATAATGTTTTACCTACAGCTAATGCCAGCTTTATGTACAATCACGCCGAAATCCCAACCACTACTTTTACCTTACCGGGCAGCGAATCTTCGTTTCACCTCCCTAAAAGGGCCGATGCCTTTGTAGGAACTGCAGCCGTACAGGAACTGGTTTATGGTGGTGGTAAATTAAAATACGCCAAAGAATCGACCAAACTCCTAGCCGATGTAGCCCGTTTAGATGCCGATAAAAGCAAAGAGGAAATTACCTACGCCGTAATTAATACTTACTATGCTTTGTATAAAGTTTTGCAGAGCAGAAAAGTAGTCGATCAGAATTTAGAAGCTATTGCAGCCCAGATTAAGCAGGCACAACGTTTCTTCGAGCAAGGCATTGTAACCAAAAATGATGTATTGCGTTTTCAGTTGCAGCAGGCCAATGTTACGCTTACGCAAATGGATATCGAAAGCAACCGCAAGGTAATTAATTACAACTTAGATATTCTTTTGGGTTTACCGGAAGATACGGAAGTTAAGATTACCGATCCGAGTGCTGGTTTAAAAGCAGCAGGTTCGCTTAACGAGTATATCGGTTTAGCCATGGCCAACCGCCAGGAGTTAAAACAACTCGATGTACAAAACAAAGTTGCCGGTTTTAATATCAAAACCATTAGGGCCAATACTTTACCTACCGTAGGTGTAGGCGCAAACCTTTACTATATTAACCCTAGTGGTAATTTTATTCCACCAACAAACCAGTATTTAATGCCAATTACTTTAGGTGCTACCGTTTCGTGGAACATTGGTAACCTATGGACGAACAAAAACAAAGTAAGTGAGGCTAAAATCCAGCAAAATGCCATTAGCATTCAGAAAGATATTTTATCAGATCAGGTAAAAACCGATATCAATAAAAATTTCCAAAGCTATCAGGTTGCTGTAAATAAAATTCAGGTCTTAGAAACCTCAATTTCACAGGCAACAGAAAACGACAAATTACTGGCCTCGAAGTATAAAAACAATGTCGCATCAGTTACCGATCGTATCGATGCTGAAACCTTATTATATCAGGCAAAAATAAACTTGGAGATAGCAAAAGCGGACGCAGGTTTGGCTTACTATACCTTATTAAAATCAACAGGAAAAATAACGCAATAA
- a CDS encoding HlyD family secretion protein — MTTEKKKKSLVVPIILGVLLVIGIIFGITEWNYYSKHVDTDDAQIDGDISPVVARVGGYVKDINFEENTHVTEGQVLVKLDDNDYKVKLEQAQSGQKGASAGVGVAQSQIVATQANTSTAKANVETAKANVQAAIVKLNLAQKDFARYANLVKDGSITQQAFDQSKASKEAAEAAKQAAQAAYQGAQDQYNAAVKQVGTTQSQLAVSSNVISQRQSDIDFATLQLSYTDIKAPASGIVSKKNVQKGQLVQAGQSLFSVVNDGSIYVTANFKETQLEKIKSGSKVEIEVDAYPDEKIEGEVYNFSPITGAKGSLLPPDNATGNFVKVVQRVPVKIKIHPSKELLAKLRPGMSVKASVSVN; from the coding sequence ATGACAACTGAAAAGAAAAAAAAGAGCTTAGTAGTACCTATAATTTTAGGCGTTTTACTAGTAATAGGTATAATTTTCGGTATTACCGAATGGAATTATTATAGCAAGCACGTAGATACCGACGATGCACAGATTGATGGCGACATCAGTCCGGTTGTTGCCCGTGTTGGTGGTTATGTTAAGGACATTAATTTCGAAGAAAATACACACGTAACCGAAGGTCAGGTTTTGGTTAAACTTGATGATAACGATTATAAAGTTAAATTGGAACAAGCGCAATCGGGCCAGAAAGGCGCAAGTGCAGGTGTTGGTGTAGCACAATCTCAAATTGTCGCTACACAAGCCAATACAAGCACTGCTAAAGCAAATGTAGAAACAGCTAAAGCAAATGTTCAGGCGGCAATTGTTAAATTAAATTTAGCTCAGAAAGATTTTGCACGTTACGCAAACCTGGTAAAAGATGGTTCGATCACTCAACAGGCTTTCGATCAGTCAAAAGCATCTAAGGAAGCAGCTGAAGCTGCAAAACAAGCGGCACAAGCAGCATATCAAGGCGCACAAGACCAATACAACGCAGCGGTTAAACAAGTTGGCACAACACAATCGCAATTAGCTGTAAGCAGCAATGTTATCAGTCAGCGCCAAAGCGATATCGATTTTGCTACCTTACAACTTTCATATACCGATATCAAAGCACCGGCTTCGGGTATTGTTTCTAAAAAGAATGTACAAAAAGGACAGTTGGTACAAGCTGGTCAGTCGTTATTCTCGGTAGTAAACGACGGAAGCATTTACGTTACCGCCAATTTTAAAGAAACCCAGTTAGAGAAAATCAAATCGGGCTCGAAAGTAGAAATAGAGGTTGATGCTTATCCTGACGAAAAAATTGAAGGTGAAGTTTACAATTTCTCTCCAATTACAGGTGCTAAAGGCTCTTTATTGCCTCCTGACAATGCTACTGGTAACTTCGTTAAAGTTGTACAACGTGTTCCGGTAAAAATCAAAATCCATCCATCAAAAGAATTACTGGCTAAACTACGTCCGGGTATGAGCGTTAAAGCTTCAGTTTCTGTTAATTAA
- a CDS encoding DHA2 family efflux MFS transporter permease subunit: protein MAEVGLKKWIITFTVITASLLELIDTTIVNVAIPQIQGNLGATLEDVAWLSTGYAVANVIVLPMSGWLGNRFGRKNYFLTSIIVFTLVSFLCGNATSLNELILFRIIQGLAGGGLISTAQAILIETWPREDVGIATALFGLGAVVGPTVGPTIGGYILDISSWPWIFYVNIPVGILAAYCTYTFVRATPKEGQGQPVDWWGIALLAIAVGSLQTVLEKGESEDWFATPYITALAAASVFGLLLFIWREMSTDHPIVNFKIMRHRSFAVGMFTSFILGFGLYGSVFIFPVFCQNLLGFSALQTGELLFPGGLCTIVMMPFIGIMLKKGIPAQFMATFGMLAFFIFCWMLSKSTLQSGTGDFFLPLVIRGVGMALLFVPLTTLAIQDLKGPEIGQGSGLNNMMRQLGGSFGIAALTTLIHIRSGFHRSNLLTNLNDYNPAFVERFNGLIRGFMAKGQSLFDAKIMAAKAMEGIVTRQTMLLTYDDAYWVAGLIMLFSIPLLYLQKFKKNANIPTDVH from the coding sequence ATGGCCGAAGTAGGTTTAAAAAAGTGGATTATTACCTTTACGGTGATCACAGCTTCGTTATTGGAGCTGATTGATACGACCATCGTAAACGTAGCTATTCCACAAATACAGGGAAACCTGGGCGCCACCCTGGAGGATGTGGCCTGGCTTTCCACTGGCTATGCGGTAGCAAACGTTATCGTATTGCCAATGTCGGGCTGGTTGGGTAACCGGTTTGGCAGGAAAAATTATTTTCTAACCTCCATTATTGTTTTTACACTGGTTTCGTTTCTCTGCGGAAACGCAACATCACTAAATGAACTTATTTTATTCAGGATTATACAAGGTTTGGCCGGTGGTGGTTTAATATCAACTGCACAAGCCATCTTAATCGAAACCTGGCCACGTGAAGATGTGGGTATTGCAACCGCCCTTTTTGGTTTGGGAGCAGTAGTTGGACCAACTGTTGGGCCAACCATTGGTGGTTATATTCTGGATATCAGTTCGTGGCCGTGGATTTTTTATGTAAACATTCCCGTCGGGATACTGGCTGCCTACTGTACCTATACCTTTGTACGCGCCACCCCTAAAGAAGGGCAGGGTCAACCTGTCGATTGGTGGGGTATTGCTTTATTGGCTATTGCAGTAGGTAGTTTACAAACCGTTTTAGAAAAAGGAGAGAGCGAAGACTGGTTTGCCACACCATATATTACGGCTTTGGCAGCAGCATCGGTATTTGGTTTGTTGCTTTTTATCTGGCGCGAAATGAGTACAGACCACCCCATTGTGAACTTTAAAATTATGCGTCACCGTAGTTTTGCGGTGGGTATGTTTACCTCATTCATTCTGGGCTTTGGATTATACGGATCGGTGTTTATTTTTCCGGTATTCTGTCAGAATCTGTTAGGTTTCTCGGCTTTACAAACAGGCGAATTGCTGTTTCCGGGTGGTTTATGTACCATAGTAATGATGCCATTTATAGGTATTATGCTTAAAAAAGGCATACCAGCCCAGTTTATGGCTACTTTTGGTATGTTGGCTTTCTTTATTTTCTGTTGGATGTTGAGTAAATCGACATTGCAATCGGGTACAGGCGATTTCTTCCTGCCATTGGTAATCCGTGGTGTAGGTATGGCACTTTTATTCGTACCGTTGACTACATTGGCTATTCAGGATTTAAAAGGCCCTGAAATTGGTCAGGGATCAGGTTTAAATAACATGATGCGCCAGTTAGGTGGTTCGTTTGGTATCGCCGCTTTGACTACGTTGATCCACATTCGCTCAGGTTTTCACAGAAGTAATTTGTTAACCAATCTGAACGATTATAACCCTGCATTTGTAGAGCGTTTTAATGGTTTAATCAGAGGGTTTATGGCAAAAGGACAAAGTTTGTTCGATGCTAAAATTATGGCTGCAAAAGCGATGGAAGGAATCGTTACCAGACAAACAATGTTACTTACTTATGATGATGCATATTGGGTTGCCGGATTAATTATGTTGTTCTCAATTCCTTTACTTTATCTTCAAAAGTTTAAGAAAAATGCAAATATTCCGACGGATGTGCACTAA
- a CDS encoding phosphoenolpyruvate carboxylase, producing MPKLRLTTQRESIFNNEVISKFELFNSLFLTLPFYKIKDTGTLLPLFFKSCEEGIANGEKPAQIIEEFFAKYTSYTDRKDIVDLLFRFIQYIERQVVLFDAVEDASFTKLNTTDEQSTLAFILKKNADNKPVLAKIEKLIDELSLRLVLTAHPTQFYPGTVLAIITDLTQAIRDNDLTSMNSLLQQLGKTPFFNKKSPTPVDEALNLAWFLENTFYFAAANIQEEIDQNLDEYNLETKKILELGFWPGGDRDGNPNIHADTTLEVSKMLRQILFRCYYRDFRVIKRRITFRGVEENIVKLHDVLYKNAFDQTCELQDISSELKENLNKIKDTLLEEHDGLFVDLVNDLIRKVDLYGNYFASLDIRQDSRVLRNVHAYCRANKPISSLYPADYDKLSETEKLDLISFKEATIAYASEPDALTKDTIEVIKEIKGIQQRNGEKACHRFIISNCQQASDILQLIELFLWNGWSKDSLTIDFVPLFETVNDLKGAAAIMDTLYSNPFYKAHLAKRGYKQHIMLGYSDSTKDGGYLMANWSIFNGKTSLSAVSAKHNIQLAFFDGRGGPPARGGGKTHRFYASMGKEIANKNMQLTVQGQTISSQYGSVESAEFNIEQLINAGLTSGLKEKHNVLLDPENKALLDEMAEDAYTTFVDLREHKLFVSYLEKLSPLKLLSQANISSRPVKRNGGGEMKLEDLRAISFVTAWSMLKQNVPGFYGMGTALKNQEKAGNWDKVVKVYEESDYLKTIVDNCMMSMSKSDFTITAHMAADKEFGAFWTQLHNEFELAKEMLLKLSGQATLMANYPIDKKSIATREKIILPLVLIQHFALEKLQHDQNEKDQQALEKLAVRTVFGIVNAGRNLA from the coding sequence ATGCCTAAACTTCGTTTAACTACGCAACGAGAATCTATTTTTAATAATGAGGTAATCTCAAAATTCGAACTCTTTAACAGTTTATTTCTCACCTTGCCTTTTTACAAAATTAAAGATACCGGAACCTTGCTTCCGCTGTTTTTTAAGAGCTGTGAAGAAGGCATTGCAAACGGAGAAAAACCTGCACAGATTATTGAAGAGTTTTTTGCCAAATACACCAGCTATACCGACCGAAAGGATATCGTTGATTTGCTTTTCAGGTTCATTCAATACATCGAGCGTCAGGTAGTACTTTTTGATGCCGTAGAAGACGCTTCTTTTACCAAACTAAATACTACTGATGAGCAGAGTACTCTTGCATTTATTTTAAAGAAGAATGCTGATAACAAGCCTGTATTGGCTAAAATAGAGAAACTGATAGACGAACTTTCGCTACGTTTGGTTTTAACCGCACACCCGACACAATTTTATCCGGGCACCGTACTGGCTATTATTACCGATTTAACACAAGCCATCCGCGATAACGACCTTACCTCAATGAACTCGCTATTGCAGCAGTTGGGTAAAACGCCGTTTTTCAATAAAAAATCGCCTACACCTGTTGATGAGGCATTAAACCTGGCCTGGTTCTTAGAAAACACCTTTTATTTCGCTGCGGCGAACATTCAGGAAGAAATAGACCAGAACCTGGATGAATATAACCTCGAAACCAAAAAGATTTTAGAACTCGGTTTCTGGCCGGGAGGAGATAGGGACGGAAACCCGAATATCCATGCCGATACCACTTTAGAGGTTTCGAAGATGCTTCGTCAGATTTTGTTCCGCTGCTATTACCGCGATTTCAGGGTAATTAAACGCCGCATTACTTTCAGAGGCGTTGAAGAGAACATTGTTAAACTGCACGATGTATTGTATAAAAATGCTTTCGATCAAACTTGCGAGCTTCAGGATATTTCAAGTGAACTGAAAGAGAACCTGAATAAAATTAAGGACACGCTTTTAGAAGAGCATGATGGACTGTTTGTTGATCTGGTTAATGATCTGATCCGCAAAGTCGATTTGTATGGTAATTATTTTGCTTCGTTAGATATTCGTCAGGATAGCCGCGTATTGCGCAATGTACATGCATACTGCCGCGCAAATAAGCCGATTTCATCATTATATCCTGCCGATTACGATAAACTTTCGGAAACAGAGAAACTGGATCTGATTTCGTTTAAAGAAGCAACCATTGCTTATGCAAGTGAGCCTGATGCTTTAACCAAAGATACGATTGAGGTAATTAAAGAAATTAAAGGCATTCAACAACGCAACGGCGAAAAGGCTTGTCACCGCTTTATCATCAGTAACTGCCAGCAGGCGAGCGACATTCTTCAGTTGATAGAACTTTTCCTTTGGAATGGCTGGAGCAAAGATTCCTTAACAATCGATTTTGTGCCACTTTTCGAAACGGTAAACGATTTAAAAGGTGCTGCGGCAATTATGGATACTTTGTACAGCAACCCGTTCTACAAAGCACACCTGGCTAAGCGCGGCTATAAACAGCACATTATGCTGGGGTATTCCGATAGTACTAAAGATGGGGGGTATTTAATGGCCAATTGGTCTATTTTTAACGGAAAAACATCATTATCGGCCGTTTCGGCAAAACACAATATCCAATTGGCCTTTTTTGATGGTCGTGGCGGTCCGCCGGCACGTGGCGGAGGTAAAACACACCGTTTCTATGCTTCAATGGGTAAAGAAATTGCCAACAAAAACATGCAGTTAACCGTGCAGGGCCAAACCATCAGTTCGCAATACGGATCGGTAGAAAGCGCTGAGTTTAATATCGAGCAATTAATCAATGCAGGCTTAACCTCTGGCTTAAAAGAAAAACACAATGTTCTTCTCGATCCGGAAAACAAGGCCTTACTTGATGAAATGGCTGAGGATGCTTATACCACATTTGTCGATTTGCGTGAACACAAGCTGTTTGTGAGTTACCTGGAGAAACTTTCACCATTAAAACTATTATCGCAGGCCAATATCAGCAGTCGTCCGGTAAAAAGAAATGGTGGTGGTGAAATGAAACTGGAAGATTTAAGGGCAATCAGTTTTGTTACTGCCTGGAGTATGTTAAAGCAAAACGTTCCGGGTTTTTACGGAATGGGAACCGCACTTAAAAATCAGGAAAAAGCTGGTAACTGGGATAAAGTAGTTAAGGTTTATGAAGAGTCTGATTATTTGAAAACAATTGTAGATAACTGTATGATGAGCATGAGTAAATCAGACTTCACCATTACAGCGCATATGGCTGCAGATAAAGAGTTCGGTGCTTTTTGGACTCAATTACACAACGAATTTGAATTAGCGAAGGAGATGCTTTTAAAACTATCAGGACAGGCAACTTTGATGGCTAATTATCCTATCGATAAAAAATCAATCGCTACGCGCGAGAAAATTATTTTGCCTTTGGTATTGATTCAGCATTTTGCTTTAGAGAAATTGCAGCATGACCAAAATGAGAAAGATCAGCAGGCTTTAGAAAAGCTGGCGGTTAGAACTGTATTTGGTATTGTAAATGCCGGAAGGAATTTGGCTTAA
- a CDS encoding co-chaperone YbbN: MFLELTEDNLQQYLAENSKVMVQYAASWCGNCRIMKPKFKKLASENEDVAFLIVDAEKLPNSRKFANVDNLPTFAAFEGGNLVDQVQTNKAEGLIELFNKIK, encoded by the coding sequence ATGTTTTTAGAATTAACAGAAGATAATCTTCAACAATATCTGGCCGAGAACTCAAAGGTGATGGTTCAGTATGCTGCATCGTGGTGCGGTAACTGCCGGATCATGAAACCCAAGTTTAAAAAACTGGCTTCAGAAAATGAAGATGTAGCTTTCTTGATTGTTGATGCCGAAAAACTTCCAAACTCACGCAAATTTGCAAACGTTGATAATTTACCAACTTTTGCAGCTTTTGAAGGCGGCAATTTGGTAGATCAGGTACAAACCAACAAAGCAGAAGGCTTGATTGAACTATTTAACAAGATAAAGTAA